The Vicia villosa cultivar HV-30 ecotype Madison, WI linkage group LG1, Vvil1.0, whole genome shotgun sequence genome includes a region encoding these proteins:
- the LOC131599030 gene encoding receptor-like protein EIX2 — protein sequence MYNNNFSGHIPDTLRNCHFLTFLDLGSNQLTGSIQSWIGTEMMILETLILSRNSFDESIPTTLCQLKSLRLLDLSENQLKGEIPRCVFPAMATDESVNEKSYMIFHTIKESLSIYLNRKYPFRVRLKRYDVSIQSSFVIEYLRMIDLSSNSLTQGIPVEITKLVHLHSLNLSGNQLVGSIPSNIGELENLEVLDLSRNQLSCGLPTTMVNMVSLEVLDLSYNTLSGKLLPWEEQFATFGNESYVGNPLLCGYPLAQKCQENRNSSLEDTHCRHKEENGNDSNHEDTRKGLSINPFYITMIAGFFTGFWGSILLFASWRHAYFRFLNNMEDRIYVTVIVTYNKLQRKFRTQLPPQ from the coding sequence atgtaCAACAACAATTTTTCAGGACATATTCCCGACACTTTAAGAAATTgtcattttttgacatttttggaTCTAGGGTCGAATCAATTAACGGGGTCAATACAATCTTGGATTGGTACTGAAATGATGATCCTAGAGACACTCATATTGAGTAGGAATTCCTTTGATGAAAGTATCCCAACAACGTTATGCCAACTCAAGTCTTTACGGTTATTAGACCTTTCAGAGAATCAATTGAAGGGGGAGATTCCAAGATGTGTATTTCCTGCAATGGCTACGGATGAAAGTGTAAATGAGAAATCCTATATGATTTTTCATACAATTAAGGAAAGTCTTTCTATATATCTAAATAGAAAATATCCATTTCGTGTTCGACTTAAAAGATATGATGTGTCTATTCAGAGTTCATTTGTAATTGAATATTTAAGAATGATTGACTTGTCGTCAAATTCTTTAACACAAGGCATTCCTGTTGAAATTACAAAGCTAGTTCATTTGCATTCGTTAAATTTGTCGGGGAACCAGTTGGTGGGTTCTATTCCTTCCAATATTGGTGAATTGGAAAACTTGGAAGTATTGGATTTATCGAGGAATCAATTATCATGTGGCCTTCCCACTACCATGGTTAATATGGTTTCCCTAGAAGTTTTGGACTTATCATACAACACTCTGTCTGGGAAACTTCTACCATGGGAGGAACAGTTTGCGACATTCGGCAATGAATCCTACGTGGGTAATCCACTCCTTTGTGGCTATCCACTCGCACAAAAATGTCAGGAAAACAGAAACAGCTCGTTGGAGGACACACATTGcaggcacaaagaagagaatgGAAATGATAGCAACCATGAAGACACCAGAAAGGGCTTGAGTATCAATCCATTCTACATAACCATGATTGCAGGATTTTTCACTGGATTTTGGGGCTCCATATTACTCTTTGCATCATGGAGACATGCATATTTCCGTTTTCTAAACAACATGGAAGATCGGATATATGTCACTGTAATTGTCACGTATAATAAATTGCAGAGGAAGTTTCGCACTCAACTACCTCCCCAGTAA